A window of Halostella salina contains these coding sequences:
- a CDS encoding YcaO-like family protein, which produces MKVTYVGDGPAVEAARAALEDAGVEGSSGTPGSVAAADFALVSAVAGDDDFAAADRAARDGGTPWLAVEVGGLGGVPLAAIDAAVAGFAPSSGCFDCLRQRVAANASDGEVAEDASADRAAVRLAGAIAGREAVTLLSGGESSILGGVVEVPHARREFRPVPGCDCGGERDRSLGRDHEAVDVDAALARAERALDERVGLVNSVGEIESFPAPYYLANNAETEGFSDASAAAKAAGVDADWDRAFMKALGEAIERYCAGVYREDEFRVARPDDVADAVPPSDLVRGTDESVDEPIPWVPGETLASGDPVSLPAEAVHFPPPEQRHLQSITTGLGLGTSTVGALLSGLYEVVERDATMLAWYSTFDPLGLTVEDERFETLARRARSEGLTVTPLLVTQDVDVPVVSVAVHRDGEWPRFAVGSDADLDPDRAATAALAEAVQNWTELRSMGPAEAAEDPSAIADYADRPPEAEAFLDADGSVPSDRVGPGDVPTGAAELDAVVDRVADAGLTPHAARLTTRDAAGIDLEAVRVVVPGAQPLFTGDPVFGERAGTVPADLGFEPRLDRRHHPYP; this is translated from the coding sequence GCGGCCGACCGGGCGGCCCGCGACGGCGGCACGCCGTGGCTGGCCGTCGAGGTGGGCGGTCTGGGCGGCGTTCCGCTGGCGGCCATCGACGCCGCCGTCGCCGGGTTCGCGCCGTCGTCCGGCTGTTTCGACTGCCTGCGCCAGCGCGTCGCGGCCAACGCGTCCGACGGGGAAGTCGCCGAGGACGCCTCGGCGGACCGCGCCGCCGTCCGGCTGGCGGGCGCGATAGCGGGCCGGGAGGCCGTCACCCTGCTGTCGGGCGGGGAGTCGTCGATCCTCGGCGGCGTCGTCGAGGTGCCCCACGCACGCCGGGAGTTCCGCCCGGTTCCGGGGTGTGACTGCGGCGGCGAGCGCGACCGCTCGCTCGGCCGCGACCACGAGGCGGTCGACGTGGACGCCGCGCTCGCCCGCGCCGAGCGCGCGCTGGACGAGCGCGTCGGTCTCGTCAACTCCGTCGGCGAGATCGAGTCGTTCCCCGCGCCGTACTACCTGGCGAACAACGCCGAGACGGAGGGGTTCAGCGACGCGTCGGCCGCCGCGAAGGCCGCCGGCGTCGACGCCGACTGGGACCGGGCGTTCATGAAGGCGCTCGGCGAGGCGATAGAGCGGTACTGCGCGGGCGTCTACCGCGAGGACGAGTTCCGCGTTGCGCGTCCCGACGACGTGGCGGACGCCGTTCCGCCGTCGGATCTGGTCCGCGGTACCGACGAGTCGGTCGACGAGCCGATCCCGTGGGTGCCCGGCGAGACCCTCGCGTCGGGCGACCCGGTCTCGCTCCCGGCCGAGGCGGTCCACTTCCCGCCGCCCGAACAGCGCCACCTCCAGTCGATCACCACCGGTCTCGGGCTCGGCACCTCCACCGTCGGCGCGCTGCTGTCCGGGCTGTACGAGGTGGTCGAGCGCGACGCGACGATGCTCGCCTGGTACTCCACGTTCGACCCGCTCGGGCTGACTGTCGAGGACGAGCGGTTCGAGACGCTGGCCCGCCGGGCGCGTTCGGAGGGGCTGACCGTGACGCCGCTGCTGGTGACACAGGACGTGGACGTGCCGGTCGTCAGCGTCGCCGTCCACCGCGACGGCGAGTGGCCGCGATTCGCGGTCGGCTCCGACGCCGACCTCGACCCGGACCGGGCGGCGACGGCGGCGCTCGCCGAGGCCGTCCAGAACTGGACGGAACTGCGCTCGATGGGACCGGCGGAGGCCGCCGAGGACCCCAGCGCCATCGCCGACTACGCCGACCGCCCGCCCGAGGCCGAGGCGTTCCTCGACGCGGACGGTTCGGTGCCGAGCGACCGGGTCGGTCCGGGCGACGTGCCGACCGGCGCGGCGGAACTGGACGCCGTGGTCGACCGGGTCGCGGACGCCGGGTTGACGCCCCACGCCGCCCGGCTGACGACCCGGGACGCGGCAGGGATCGACCTGGAGGCCGTCCGGGTCGTCGTCCCCGGCGCACAGCCGCTGTTCACCGGCGACCCCGTCTTCGGGGAGCGTGCGGGGACCGTCCCGGCCGACCTCGGGTTCGAACCGCGCCTCGACCGGCGACACCATCCGTACCCCTGA